GTGCGATGATGAGCGATCCGTGGGAGGCCGGCTTTGTAGCAGGTGCGGTTTCACTCAGGGACACCATCAGCTACCATCTTCACGGATGTTCCCGTGTGGGAACTCCTCGGCCCTGAGGGGATACGATGGGCTCCTCCGGGCCAGTCCCTGGAACTTAGAAAAACCTCTTCTCCACAGTCCTGCCCTCAGACCCACTTAGCCTCGCTCAGCGGTTGCACACAGACTCCCCCCTGGCCTAGTGCTCCTGGCTGTTGCCTGCAGGCAGTGGCCCGGAGGGCTGGAAACACCCACTCAGCAGTCTGCCAAGCCAGGAGGTCAGCACGTGAGCAGACAGTGGTGTCTGCCCTCTAGGCCAAGGTGCACAGACAGCTGCAGCGTTAGGGGCATTTGCCCCACTCCAGATCAGCCTAGAAACCAGAGCTGCTGCTCTTCTTTGTCAAACAGATGGCTGTGGGTGAGATGGAGTCCGGGGCTGCTCGATGTGTTTTTCCAATCTCTGTCCCAAATCACACCCCTCACTTACTCTCAGTTACAGGATCTGAGACCACAAAGCTCAGCAGAAGTTACAGCTGCCCCAGGTCctgcctccctttccctttcGGGCTTGCAAACTAGTCACCGCCCTGAGGAAGCCCCTAGTGTGGTAGCTGGGAAACCCGAGAGAAAGGATTGAGGGAGGCTCAAAGCCCCTCAAGGACAGGGAATCCTTTAGTCACTGTCTTTCCTCTCCTGTCCTTTTCTTCCTTAAGCTCAGAGTCTGCAAGAGCAATGTAAGCCACTGGCATCAGAGCTTTTAATTCTGACCTTTCCCACCTTCTCTTCGTAGAAGACAATCAGGTGAGGATCCTTGGAGGTGAGGAGAGAGGCCCAAGGGTGAGTCCCTGAGATGACCTTGTCTCTCTGGGCTCCTGGAGTCTCTTCTTACTCTTGGGCTAGGATACCCCCAAAGCAGTCCCTTACCTCttatgtggtctttttttttttttttttaagattttattatttattcatgagagaccgagagagtggcaggctccccacaggggcaaccccaggactctgggatcacgccctgggccaaaggctgacgctgcaccactgagccacccaggcgtccttcctATGTGGTCTTATCTTTAAAGGTGAGCACACACCTACCCACCTCACACACAGCCTGGCAGTAGAGCTAGTGTAGGGCCAGTGACATGTAGTCTTTGTCACTGCTAGAGGACAAACCTGCAGAGTAGACTTTGGGGTCCTAGGAGGCTATGTGGGGTGATTCCTACCTTGGAAAAGAAAGCACTCCTGTATCTGCTAATAGGACTGAAAACAATCTATTCTGGTGCTGGGGGACAGCAGGGAATAAGGgaggggggggcagtggggccaGTCATTTGCTCCTCATCTGAGCTATTTCTTGGCAGATCTCAAAATGAGACCACTACAGGGAGGGAGGGCTAGGGCCAGGGGAAGAAGCTCACTAGCACCATCAGCTGGCAAACCTAAACGGAAGAGGGGCCTGGCCCCTGGCCCATTCCTGTTCCCCACCTGTCTCTacccttttctcccctttccctggcTTTGCCAGAGTCCCTGTGTCCCAGGGCACCCGCCTCCCCACCCGCCCCTGGAGGGCGGGACTTGGCTGCACCCACGTGCGGCGGAGTTATATGCTCCTAGTCGGCAGAGGAGCTGGGGCGCGGAGCACTGAGCTGAATCAGTTAGAAAAGTGGCACCATGGCTGGCAAGCGAGTCTGCATTATAGGCTCCGGGAACTGGTAAGTGGCTCAGTCAAGGAGTGTGGGGGCAAGGGGAGGTTTCCCTGAGAACACAGGGCTAGGGAGAGAGGCTTGGTGGGTAGGAAACGCCGTCCAGTTTCTGTTCCACCCCTGCTGTCTTCTGTGCCTACCCCCGCAGGGCAGATGGTGCCCAGACCTCTTGCGTCCTTGCCCACCTGGGCAGCTGCACCTGTTTGCCACAGGAACGGAGCCTCCCCAGTGCTCCCTGCCTGAAAAGCTGCTTTGGGTtggggggtgtgggtgggcaGATCAGAAGGCTGGGCCCCTTCTCCAGCTGCAAAGTGTAGGGTGGACAGGTGGGGGGGTCACAAGGACGATGGCAAGTAAATCTGGTGGGCTGCTGGGCCATCCCTTAATGCCACcctgtgcctcctccccaccaccattCCTCCCTCACACCCTGACTCTTCCACTTTctgtcctccccctcccaccaggGGCTCAGCTATTGCCAAGATTGTGGGTGGCAATGCAGCCCAGCTGTCACACTTTGACCCACGGGTGACCATGTGGGTGTTTGAGGAGGATGTCGGGGGGAGAAAGCTGACAGAGATCATCAACACGCAGCACGAGAATGTCAAATACCTGCCAGGGCACAAGCTGCCCCCCAACGTGGTGAGCCCCAAAACCCcgcaaggaagggagagggaagtggAGGGTGCTTCCTCCTGAGAGGGGGCTATTTCAGCCACTACTTGGACTTGGGAAGCATCCTGGGAGGGCAGCTCTAGGCACAGGGCCCCCCTCTGCACACCCCCCAGACTGCTCTCCTGGCACTTTCTGGGACTGAGGAGAACTTGAACTCCCAGCACCCCCATACACTGAGGGGCTCCCAGGCagaaaagagggggagagggcaAGGAAGTTAGTTTCCATGGCAACCAAAGACTGGGGGTCTGGGAAGCACCTgcctcaggttgtaatcctgttACTTATTCACTGACTTGGAGGCTACTCCTTGGACTTAAGGTCCCTGGTCAAAACCGTGTGGCTTGCTCCCAGCCTGGAGGGGACGAGCAGGGACGACAGCAGGAAGGGCTCTCCTTCCcagcctgggagccctgggaagcCGCTGGTGGTGATGAAATCGTACCTGGCCTCTTCCTCCTGCCAAGCCCAGGCGTCCTGTGGCCTCCCTCGCTGTCCCACAGCCAAGGGCTAGGCGAGCACTGGGAGGAGGCTCCCAGGAGTCCTCAAGAGCCCCGGGCGGCTGGAGCAAGAGGGCACGATGGCGACAGGAGGGAATATGGTGTTTCATTCCGAGTCCAGCCCTCCCAGATTCAGTCTCCCAGctgcccttccttctcccccaccaGCCTCACTCCTGAGCTCCTAGATCTCCTACACAGGCTCCCACGGGGGCTGGGAGAAGGCTGTGAGGCCCATGAGCACTGGTCACCCCCACAGGTGGCTGTCCCAGACGTGGTCCAGGCTGCCGCGGACGCTGACATCCTGATCTTTGTGGTGCCCCATCAGTTCATCAGCAAGATTTGTGGTCAGCTCAAGGGCCACCTGAAGGCAAATGCCATTGGTGTATCTCTTATTAAGGTGCCAGAAATATCTCCATGTGGATGGGGAGGGTGCAGCTAACTGCCGGGGGTTGGGTGCAGGTTcgggaagagagaacagaaaccGGCAGAAGTAGGCCAAGggtcttttagagagagaggaggagttgCTTGAGGGGGGCTGAGAATAGGTGCTGGGGCCACTGGGGAGGGCGGCGGTGGGGGAGTAGTTAAGCGATTGGTTTGGAGGCCAACATCTTGAGGAATCTGGGAGGCACACAAGGGATGCCGAGGGGTATGAGAGGTGGGCTAGTTTGAGGAATGTGAAAGGGAAGCCGGTTTGGAGCAGTGGCTGGGATGGAAGTTGGTTTGGGGTACTTGGTACTTGGTGGGGGGTTGTTTAGGGATATGGAGGGGATACATGGCCTTGGAGAGGTAGATCGATTGAAGGTACATGGAAGGCGAATCTTTTAAGGGATTCATTTTCACTTGCAATCTACCCTCCTCACAGCAAGCTCTGGATGGGTTGGAATGGGGCAGGGCCTCTGGGGAGGGACCCTGATGAATGGTGAATTTGGAAGGGGCAGGACTTCTGGGGGGGAAGCCCTCAGTTGGGCATAGAGGGCATCTGGCCTGAGCTCCATCCTGTGCCCAGGGGATAGACGAGGGCCCTAAGGGGCTGAAGCTCATCTCTGAAGTGATTGGGGAGCACCTTGGCATCCCCATGAGTGTGCTGATGGGGGCGAACATTGCCAACGAGGTGGCTGATGACAAGTTCTGTGAGACAACCATCGGTGAGAGCCCTATCATCACCTACACACGCGGCGCACCTTGTTACACCCCCTCCACTCTCCCCTCTCCCATCTCCCCCAGTTCGCCCTCTTCTCCCCATTAATCAGGCAAAGGAAGGAGACCCAAGCATCAGAGGTGAGGGAGGACTGGGACCCCCCCCAACCCAGGGAAAGGGGTACAGGTCCTGCTCAGGGCAGGTGTGGGAAGAGTCAAGAATCTCCTCTTAAAGCCTTGCCCCCTTCCCACTTTAGGCTGCAAGGACCAGACCCAAGGACAGCTTCTGAAAATGCTGATGCAGACGCCCAATTTCCGCATCACAGTTGTAAAAGAGGTGGATACGGTGGAGATCTGTGGGGCCTTAAAGGTGAGAGGGGCGCAGAGGCAGCCATGGGGTGTGCTCCGGGCTCTCACTCTTGGGCCCCTTCCCCACCAAGTCCCACACACTGGGACGAAGAATTGCCGCAGTAAGGTCAGGGTCATTCCACCCTGCCAGTTACTCTCAGACATTgggcctccttcctttcttccttttttttttttttttttctttttttttttttttttcttttctttttttttttctttttcttttttttcttcctttcttcctacaGCTCCTTCGGGACATCCTATCCCTGCCTCCAGGGGGCGGTCCGGGGGAAGAGATGTCCTGGGGAGGCACCCAGGCTAATGGGAGATAAGACATCCAGGGCAGCCAGGCAGACTGATGGCTAGAACTCTGGATCTTGGATAGAGCCGAGGACATCAGGGATATGGAATGGCATAGGCATGGCTGGGAGGGCCCGGGGGGCAGAAGACTGGTTTTCAGGATGGAGTATGGGGCAGGGTTGGGGAACCAGGGAGCACAGGCCGAGTGGGGTACAGCAAATGGGAAAATCAATAGGTGGAAATAGCTGAGGAGCTCCCCCACTGTACTTCACTTACCCAGTGGTGTGTCACGGCTGAAGGAAGGAGCAGGAGGCAGGTGCCGAGGGGCCTGCAGGAGGGGATCCTTCCTCACCTGTGACCTCCACTCTCCAAAGAATATAGTGGCCGTGGGGGCTGGCTTCTGTGACGGCCTGGGCTTTGGCGACAACACCAAGGCAGCAGTGATCCGACTGGGGCTCATGGAGATGATCGCCTTTGCCAAGCTCTTCTGCAGCGGCCCTGTGTCCTGTGACACCTTCCTGGAGAGCTGCGGTGTTGCCGACCTCATCACTACCTGCTACGGAGGGCGGAACCGAAAGGTGGCCGAGGCCTTCGCCCGCACAGGAAAGGTGGGACCCTGGGAGACTGGAGCAAGGAGGGCGGGCCCTATGGGTTCAAGGTAGAAGAACGTGGCTCGAGGCATCTCTTGAGCACAAACATAAGACTTGTGAGCATTCCCAGCCCTTCCACCCTCCTACGGCCTCACCCCCATCTGAACCCCAGACTCCACCTCCCACGTCAACCCTCCTCTCGCATTTCCGTCTACCCGTCCTATTTTCTTCACAGTCCATTGAGCAGCTGGAGAAAGAGATGCTGAATGGCCAGAAGCTGCAGGGGCCCCTGACAGCCCGGGAGCTGCACAACGTCCTCAAGCACAAGGGCGTGGTGGACAAGTAGGTGtccgccccggccccccggggCAGCGCTCGCTGCCTCAGCCTCTCATCCTCCTCGACCTGGGGGTTGAGGGGGGCACACCTTATGTTTACGGAGGCTAGAGCTTGGAGAGTCTGGTCTGTCCCTGTCCCCCAGCTAGTTCATAGCCTTTGAACCACCTCCGGCTCAGTGTTCTTCATACCACATCGCTTGGACCCCTCCACGTAGCCTCACTTTCGGTCCTTTTCCTCCTGTCCTCTGCTTTGGGGACTGGAGCTCTGGGGCAGCTGAAATAAACTCAACTGACTGtcccacctctctctccatcAACCCCATTCTCAGCCGCTATCCGGAGGCCAAACCCCTGTGCCCTGAATCCTGTCCTGGGTGCTGAGGTGTGAGGAGGACAGTCTCTGTGTCAAGGTGCTCCTTTTCAGGGAGCACAAagacgggcgggggggggggggcggtcagagCAGAGCTCTGTTGGTCTGGAGAGGATCCAAGAATAAGAGTATGAAGCAGGCTCAGAAGATCAGCTCATGGCTGGTCAGGGGAGAGCCTCCAGGTAAAGGAAGCTGTGCaaggggatgggaggaaggaaacGCATTTATTGAGCCTTTTACATTAATACATAATCACTTTATTGCTTTGTTATATTGGTCCCAATTTACAGTTGATGATActgaggctttattttttttttttaaagattttattcattcactaatgagagacagagagagagagagagagagaggcagagacacaggcagagggagaagcaggctccatgcagggagcccgatgtaggactggatcctgggactccaggaccacgccctgagccaaaggcagacgctcaactgctgagccacccaggcatcccgatactgaggctttatttatttatttttatttattttttttaaattttatttattttttatttttatttttttactgaggCTTTAGagtggttaagtgacttgcccatcTAGAACAAAAAGATCATGCCAGGGAATCATGCAGGCAAGTTTAATAGAACAGGGAGGAGGGCAATTAAAAAACAACCTGACCCTGAACCCAGGACTAGGAAGTTCAGATTCTCAGCAATTAGAAATTCAGAGCCAGCACCTGCCTGGGCTCAAATGTGGGAAAGTAGGGGAGTGGAGGGTTAGGAGGTGGCTGGGGAgttggtgggggtgagggtgtcCGGGTATACTGGAAGGCTGAGCTGggtctttccttcccctttctagGTTTCCTCTGTTCATGGCTGTGTACAAGATATGCTACGAGAGCCAGCCTGTGGGTGAATTCATCCATTGCTTGCAGAATCATCCAGAACATTTGTGAGtgggcctggggcccaggccaggcaGCTTCTCTACTCCAGCAAGGCTGGGGTACCTGGCCCCCAAAATCTCTGGGACCCTAAATGGAACTGCTTCTTCTCATGGAGGACAGGAGGCTGTGGGGTGCAACTACCTACTGGGGGATCCCAAACCATCAAGCAGCCTCTAGTCTCTTGCCACCACATCTCACCAGAAATGGAGTTGCCTTGTCCCTCTCCAGAAGTGggcctttctctttgtcttctggGATGGGTAGTGTCAAGCCCCAGTGCCGTGTGCTCTGGGTGTGTGTGCGGCGGGGAGGGTGGAGGTGTCGGGAGGCAAGAGCTACCCACTGCTGCCTCACACAGACCAGGAGTCCCATCCCCAAGCTCAGTTAAATGGCTAAAGAAGTACCTCAGCCACAAGAGGAATGAGGCAAGGGCTGCCAAGGGAGGGGTCTGGGCTTCTGGGCTGACACAGGCCTCAGGGACCCCTCTGCTCTGACCTCTGCCAGGCCCCACACCGCATCAATGGATCTCAGTGTTTGTTAACAAAATACAAAGCTCTCAACCCCCTCCTAGCTTCTCCTAGCAACATCTGCGTCCTCAGAAACCTCTGGTTGTTCCTCTCCCCCCCAGAACCTAacccccccaggctgccctggcacCAGAGTTGCTGCCATGCTGGCATCTCTGGCCCTAGGACTTGTCATTCTCCCCAGGGACTTCCTAGTTCTTGCCAGCTCCTCCCCACCATGCCTGACCTTTCTAGGCCTTCCCTCGCCCAGCTGGCCAGCACCCTCTTTGGAGATCAGGCCCCTAATCTGCTGACAGCTACACCATTTCAGAGCAGGCTCAGATCACTCGGCTCCCTATGACCTTTGTGTGTGTCCTGCCACTCTTCTCTGAAGCTCTGGTTGGGGGAGGTGTCAGCTGGGTCCCTCCTGCTTCTGTCTGCCCAAGGACATCCTGGGCTTCACCCATTTCCTCCCTCAAGCCCTGTGCCTATTTCTCAGCTGCCCCCAGAGCAGCCAGGGCAGCTAACCAGCACCTGCAGCAGGAGGCCAGGGGGCCAGAGAGTGGCCCAGAGGCTGATGGGGGACtgtgagcagggaagggggagcaGGTGCATGTTGATGGCCCCTGACATTACAAGGCCAGCTCTTCTTTGTCACTGGAAGGCTTTCTCACGAGATACTGACTACATCAGCACCTCAGGAGCTGGGAgactcaaggagaaaaaaattaaagcccacCCTACCCGCTGTGGTGAGGGAAGAgcaggaaaggggagaagggaatGTGTTCTGAACTGGCCTTGTTCCAGGATGGGTTGGCAGGCAGGGAATGTCACAGGTCAGCAGTCCGGGCCCCTAGCTACAAATAGGCCCTGCGGGCCTGCCAGGCTCCAGCCACGTTCAGCAGGGGCTCTCAGCTTCCTATGTGGCAGCACCTGGCACACTGAGGCTCTGGCAGCGTCATGTTAATCCTCTCCTACTCCCTGCCAAGTCCGGGAGGCCCGCTCCTCTCAGCCCAAGACCTGGAGGATTCACTGTTTCACCAGCGAAGGGCAGAGCTGCCTGGACCGGGCTGCAGGAGCGCGGCACAGCCACCCCAGCTTTGGCTGGGCCCAGGCTGGGACACTGCCTGActccagggggggggggggggggggggggcaggaggtcAAGGTCGGGGCAGGGAGGCAGCTCTTCTCAACTTCGGCTGCAGCTGTGACCTTGGTAAGATAATCCGACACCTCTGCCTACTTTTGTTCACTCCGCGGTTAACAACCTGGAGCCTTCCATTCAAGCCTACTACCTGTCTACTCAATAAATCGCGTTTTTTCCAGAGCGGAGTTGGGGCAGTGCCTGTGCTGTGGTGAATCACTGCATGTGTTTCCAGGCATGTCACGGggggaaaatgaaggaaacaaacaaacacccaaGGAGGAGCTCCCTCCTGGATAACCGCAGCTGCTGCTGGCCGCTGGCAGGGGGGCCCACGCGGTCCCTCTGCCCCAAGGGCTGCCCCCTTCCCGGCGCGTCTTAGGCTTTCGCACGACTCCCGCAAGCGCGGAGGTCGCACCGGGCCACAGCCCTTAGACagtcgccccccgccccccgctgtgCGGCGGAAACCAACCCGCCGCGTGGCCGGCCTCGGATTCCCACGCGCGCTCGGCCGCCCCAGCCAGCCACGCGCTGAAGGGCCGCTCCGGGCTCCAGGGGGCGCGCGGGCCCCCTCCAGGAGCGGATCCCCCGAGAAT
This genomic interval from Vulpes lagopus strain Blue_001 chromosome 21, ASM1834538v1, whole genome shotgun sequence contains the following:
- the GPD1 gene encoding glycerol-3-phosphate dehydrogenase [NAD(+)], cytoplasmic; protein product: MAGKRVCIIGSGNWGSAIAKIVGGNAAQLSHFDPRVTMWVFEEDVGGRKLTEIINTQHENVKYLPGHKLPPNVVAVPDVVQAAADADILIFVVPHQFISKICGQLKGHLKANAIGVSLIKGIDEGPKGLKLISEVIGEHLGIPMSVLMGANIANEVADDKFCETTIGCKDQTQGQLLKMLMQTPNFRITVVKEVDTVEICGALKNIVAVGAGFCDGLGFGDNTKAAVIRLGLMEMIAFAKLFCSGPVSCDTFLESCGVADLITTCYGGRNRKVAEAFARTGKSIEQLEKEMLNGQKLQGPLTARELHNVLKHKGVVDKFPLFMAVYKICYESQPVGEFIHCLQNHPEHL